A window of the Cicer arietinum cultivar CDC Frontier isolate Library 1 chromosome 6, Cicar.CDCFrontier_v2.0, whole genome shotgun sequence genome harbors these coding sequences:
- the LOC101498156 gene encoding transcription factor CPC-like: MDDIEVSSKNVSADSIDKKSSKASKIEFSEDEEILITMVYNLVGERWSLIAGRIPGRTAEEIEKYWNSRYTSTSE; this comes from the exons ATGGATGACATAGAAGTTTCCTCTAAAAATGTTTCAGCGGATTCTATTG ATAAAAAATCCAGCAAAGcttcaaaaattgaattttctgAAGATGAAGAAATCCTTATTACCATGGTTTATAATCTTGTTGGAGAGAG gtGGTCATTGATTGCTGGAAGAATTCCTGGAAGAACAGCAGAAGAAATTGAAAAGTATTGGAATTCAAGATACACGAGTACTAGTGAATGA